Below is a genomic region from Ferribacterium limneticum.
GCCCGTACGGCCGGCGGTGGCGCGGCGGGCCAGGCGGTCGCTCATGTTGCCCAGCGCAGCGAACACCTCGCTGTCGACCTGGCCGGCCGGCACGGCGCGCAGGTAGGCGGCGGCGTAGCTGATGCCAAGCGCCTCCGAGCCTGGTGCATCCTTGAGGAAGCGGACGATGGAGAGCAGTTCGGGCGCGGCTTCGGCCTTCAGCGACTGGACGCGCACCTGGCTGGCCTTGATGTAGCCGGCGCGTTCGCGGCGGTGGTCGTAGACCTGCAGGAAATCGCCCTTCTCGCCGCGGATTTCCAGACTGTCGCCTTGCCACAACACGGCCTGCTGGGCGGCGGAATCCTTGGGTGCGGCGCGCAACGCCGACTGGTCCTGGGTGACGATGGCGATGACGGTCAGTGCGGTAGCCAGCATGATCATTCTCCTTCGGCCGGAGCTTGTTCGCTGGCGGCAGCCTGCGTCCTGCCGAGCAGGGCATTGCCGATGAAGCCGCCGCTGGTCGGGGTCGGGGCGATGATCACAGAGATCTTGTCGGACAGCTTGTCGGCCATGGTCTTCTGGATGAGCAGCGGGTTCTTCTGGATCAGGGCGCCGTCACGTTCGAGCTGGGCGCTGGCGATCTGGCCCAGACGCTCCTGGCGATAGGCTTCGGCGTCGGCCAGCTTGCGGCGCGATTCGGCTTCGCCCTGGGCCTCGATCTGGCGAGCCTGGGCATTGGCTTCAGCCGTCTTGATGCGGGTTATTTTGTCGGCCTCGGCTTCCAGCCCGCGCTGCTCGATCTGCTTCTGCTTGAAGGGCAGGATGTGCTTCATCGCCTCGGCCTGCGCCTTGGCAGCGATGATCTGTTCCTGGCCGGCGGCCTCTGCGGCCTTCTCGCGGCGCACCTTGTCGGCTTCGGCTTCGAGATCGGTCTGCTTGACCTGCTTTTCCTTCAGTTCCAGCGTGTAGCGCATCTTGTCGCTGGCCAGTTCCTCGGCCAGCAGGCGATCCATGCCGGCGCGGTAGTCGGCCGGCAGTTCGACCTTGCCGATCATTACCGACTGCAACTTGATGCCATCCTTGCCCAGCGTTTCACCCAACTCTTTTTCGATGGTTTCCTTGATCTCCTGACGCTTGGTCGAGAAGATTTCGCGCACCGTGTAACGGGCCAACGTCTTGTAGAGCACCCCTTGCGCCGCCGGTTCGACCACCTGGCCGCCGATGTCGTCGGGCAGGCTGCGCGCCACGGCGGTCAGACGGGTTGGGTCGAGGGCATAACGGATGGTGACATCGACGCCGATGGACAAGCCTTCCACGGTCTGGAACTGTGCTTCGCCTTCGGCGCTGCTGCCGCCCTCCGGGCGATACAGCTGGTCGCGCAGCGATAAGCGGCGCAGCTCGTGCAGACCGGGGATGACCAGCGCGGCGCCTTCGCGCACTTCGACGACATCGCCTGTCAATTGGTTGATGCGCACGCCGGCCTCACCACGTGTCACGCTCTGCATCGGCGGATTGTTGTAGAGCGCATACGCGCCGATGCCGGCGATCGACAGGGCGATGATGCTGCGCCGGGCGCCATGGACGCCGCGCCCGAGTTGCCCTGCCGCCCGACCGGTGTGCCCAGCCAGATTGCCAAGCGATTCACGCAGGCTGTCGAACATGTCCAGAAAACGTTCTTTCATGATTTTTCTCCTCGAAACCGATCTTCGCGTCGGGGGAGATTTCCCCGTTGCCGGCAGCGTGAAGATCGTTTTCGCTACCGGCCCTGCATGCTTCCCATCTTCCGGCGACAGGCCAGGAGCAAGCCATGCCGCCGCCGGGCGACTGTGGTAAGGCGGCGGAAGGGAGGGATACGAGGTGTGAACAAACCTTCACGCCGCCGGCATGCAGCCATGCCAAAAAACGGGGATACTTCGCACCTCAGCCAGGGAGCAAGACCATGACCAAAGTCGCCGTCATCGAGGACGACATCCCCACCAGCAACCAGTTGAAGGACTGGATACTCGCCGCGCGTCCGGATGTGGTCGTCGACCAGTGGTTCAACCGCGACGACGCCGAAGCAGCCATCGCCCGCGAGGATTACGCGCTGGTCACGCTGGATATCGAACTCGGGCGCGAGCGCCATGCAGGGGTGGCCGTCATCAACGCCATCAACAAGGCCGGGCGTGGAACGCCGGTGCTGGTCGTCTCGGCCATGCCGGCTGCCATTTACCGTAGCATCATGAAGGCGCTCGACGCCTGGGATTACCTGCAGAAAACCGCCTTCGAGGAAGCCGATTTCATCGAGACCTTCCTCGAAATCCTGCGTGCCTCGCGCGACCGGGCGGGGCCCAAGGTCGAGGCTATCATCAAGGACGAACTGGCCCTTGACCCGCTGCGTCAGAGCACGCCGTTGTGGCGCGGCCAGCGGGTAAACCTCCCGCTCACCGCCCAGCGCATCCTGGCCACGCTCTACCAGCGCCGCGGCGAGGTGGTGTCCTACGACGACCTGTTCGCGGTGGTGAAGAGCGGCCGCAATCGCGACAATATCCGCAAGCACATCAGCACCATCCGCGAGGCTTTCCGCGAACTCGACGACGGTTTCGACCGTATCGAGAACGTGCCGATGCGCGGCTTCCGCTGGTCCGATCAGGCGCGCTGAGTCGGTCATGAAACGCTTTCTGGTCTGGCTGGCCTCCTTCCGCCTGCGCATCCTGCTGCGCACCTCCTTCCTGCTGCTGGCGCTGGTCGTGCTGGTCATGACGGTGACCGTGCTGCAGGAAGAAAAGCAGCGCAGCTACGACACCTATCAGGCCAGCCTGAACAAGACCAAGGCGCAGATCGTCGCCCGCCTGCACCACCCGGCCGGCCAGCTGGCGCTGCTCAATCCGCGCTGGGATGCCGCTTCGGCCGCCGCCGGCCGGCCGCTCGTGCTGCCCTTCTCGGCCATCGATTTCGACGACCAGAACAAGGTGCGCAACGCCATCGAAATGGCCGGTTGCCTCGTCCAGTACCCCGACCATGGAAGTCTGTGCGTGGCGGTCGGCAACAATCCGTGGGCCGGCGGTTTCATCTACGCCGCCGGCACTTTCGCCAGCGGGCCGCTCGAAGCCCACCGCATCGGCGACGAGTTCCTCGACGGCGCCCATCGCCTGCGCGTGACCGTGCGCCTGCGCGATCAAAGCTGGCAATGGATCGCGCCCTTTGAGCCGCTGGCCAACGGCGCGCCGGCGCGCGGCGAGGGCGTGCGCGGCCGCTTTACCGGTTATGTCGAACTGCCCGATCGCGACTACACCGGCGCCCGGCCGCTCAAGGAGTTTCGCGGCTGGGTCTGGCAGAGCGGGCGGTGTCTCGATGCCGCGGCCGATGACGAGGAAAGCTGCCGCAAGCAATCCTTCTTCTCGTTGCGTCTGCCGGTCGAGTCGCTCCGCCAGGGCATCTTGCAGAGTGCCCGGCCGGTGTGGCCGCCGGCCGACCTCGAGCAGTACAAGGTGCAGGTCGAAGTGTTGCCGCCGGGCGAGGGCGCGCCGCTATTCGCCAGTGACCGGCCGGGGGCGGTGCCGCCGTTCGCGCTCGATGTCTTGTCGACGTTGCTGCTACCCGGCGAATCGCTGTCGATCCGCCGCGTTGAAGCCGGCGGCGAGCGGGAAGTCGCCCAGCTGGCCGGGCGCGACGAGGCACAGGAGTTGTCCTCGCCGCTGCTCACCCGCCTGATTCGCCGCCTGCCGGTTGAATCGCTCGAGGCGGCCGAGGTGGAACTGCGCGACGAGATCGCGACGCCGCTTGGTAACTACCGCCTGGTGCTCAAGGGCGATGCGCGCAGCGTCAACAAGACCCTGTCGGTGGTTGCCACCCGGCTGTCCTGGTTTATCGGCGCCATGCTCGGCGCCATCGCGGTGGCCTGGCTGGTCATCGAAATCGGACTGATTCGCCCTATCGCCCGGCTGACCAGGCGTACGCGCGGCCTGTCGCGCTCGGTGCAGGCCGACGGTGGGCTGGAGCGCTACGACTTGGCCGACCTGCGTGGCGGCGACGAACTTGGCCTGCTGGCCGGCGGGCTCGATGAGCTGCTGCAGCGGGTGCGCGAGGATGCCGAGCGGGGGCGCATCCGCTCGGCGCAGGAAAAGGACATGTGGCATGCCGTCGGCCACGAAATCATGTCGCCGCTGCAAAGCCTGCTCGCCCTGCACGGCAACGAGGCCGACCCCAGCCACCGCTACATCAGCCGCATGCAGCAGGCGGTACGCGTGCTCTACGGCAGCGCCAGCCCGAGCGAGGCCTTTGCCAGCAGCCAGCTGGATATCGCCGCCGTCGATCTGGCGGCCTTTGTGAACAATGTCGCCGAAAATGCCGGCATCGCCGATGTCGTATGCCATGGCACGGCGGCCCCGGTGCCCGTGCGTGCCGACGAATTTGCGCTGGAAGATGTCTTTGCGCATCTTTTGCGCAACGCCGAACGCTACCGGCCCGAAGGCTCGCCGATTGATCTGGCGCTGGTCATCGACGACAACACCGCCAGCGTGACCGTTGCCAACCGGGGGCCGGCCATCGCCGACGACATGCTGGAACGCATCTTTGAATACGGCGTCTCTGACCAGGCCGAGTCCGCCGCCGCCGGCAACCGCGGCCAGGGCCTCTTCGTCGCCCGCACCTACATGGCCAAGATGGGCGGCACCATCGTTGCCCGCAACACGGCGGACGGTGTGGCTTTCGTCCTCACCCTGCCACGTGCCCGCCCGGCTTGAAAATGGGGGCGGTTTAGCCGCTAGCGGGCGCAGGGGCCAATCTCACGGTCAACCGGAAAAAATGCCCAAAATTGAAATGACATGGGCGGGCGGCAATCGGCAATAACCCCCATCCAATAATTCGCGCCATAGCGGACACAGAGGCAGTCCTTATGATTGCTGATTGATACGTAGAACCGAATGGGCTAATCTCAATGTCATTCAAAACCTGACGGGCGATTGAATCGTGTGCGTATTGTTGGCAATAAAACGGACGTTTCTGAGCCTGAGTAACTATTAGCCATATGACTCTCCGGCAAGCCAACGACGTAGCCTCGCGCATCTGCGCCTTTAATGATGGCACATTTGTGACGTTGCCATCGAACATCGAAATTCGGGATCTCGTCGGATTCCTTCGCTCCGTAATTCCGGACAACAAGTTCGACCGCTCACTGGTTTCTGCTGTTCAGGCTCAGCCACTCCGATTCGATCCTTCATTTGCAGATCGAATAAGTTCGCAATTCAATATCGCAAATGAAATCATTGAGGGCGACCACAAGCTGAAACAGAAGTTATTGCGTGAGGTCGTAACATGTCCGCCGTCCAAACCCCAGGAATCTGAGACCTTCGTCGTGCTAGCGACCTTTGGCTACGGTCTAATTTTTATTATTTCGCTGTGGCGGTTGTGGCAACTCGGGGGCAATTGGCAATGGGTTGCGGTGCTCATCGCTGCCTTGATAGCGGTAGCGATGATTGCCGCTAATCGAAAAAGAGCTAAGAGCAACGGCATAAGCCTCGGTTCGTTCGAGTTTTCAGACGACTCATCGTTAGATCCAACTTTCTCGGGCGATTGCGGAGGGGGCGCCGGAAATTGACACATCTAAAAGTCGGCAGCTATGGCCAACCCTGCTCAACCTAATGCCCAACTGCTACGCTGCCGGGGTCCCTCCGCGCTACGGCGCAGGTGTTAGCTCCACGTTCCACGAGCGTCCGCTTTTCAAAGGCGGCTACGGCAGCATAAAGGGCACTTTTCGGTCGTTTGGAAGAATATGCTCTCAGCGACTCAACGGCCAAACAACATCTCGCCTTCCACGGTCAACCGGAAAAAATGCCCAAAATTGAAATCGGTTTTGGACGTCTCCTGGACGGAGTGGGCATTTTGTCGAGCGATTAATTTTTTGCACATTGTCTGCCGGATGACATTCAGCCCCGTCGCCGGCGCTTAGACTCCGTCGCACACTGAGTCATTTCCCCGTTGCAAGCTTGGTGTAAGGCGACGGTAGCAACAATGATTCAAACGAACGTTAGACCGCGAACGATGAGTCGCGGCGGAGGAGACTAAGAATGCCCACGCAGGCGAATTTCGCCGCTCTGGATGGTTTGCATACCTTCCCGCGGCTACTGTTTCATCACGCAAGCATCCGGCCGAATGCGCCGGCCATGCGCGAAAAATATCTCGGCATCTGGCAAACCTGGACCTGGGCCGACGTCGGCGAACGTGTCCGGGCATTGGCCTGCGGCCTGGCTTCGCTCGGTTTCAAGCGCGGCGACAATCTGGCCATCATCGGTGACAACCGGCCGCATCTCTACATGATGATGACGGCCGCCCAGTGCCTGGGCGGCGTGCCAGTGCCGCTCTATCAAGACGCCGTGGCCAACGAAATGCTCTTCGTGCTGCAGGATGCCGGCATTCGTTTCGTCGTCGTCGAGGATCAGGAACAGGTCGACAAGATGCTGGAAATCAGCGATCAGGTCGGCACGCTCGAACACATCATCTACGACGACCCGCGCGGCATGCGGCACTACAGCCAGCCCTTCCTGCACGACATCCATGAACTCATGGAAATGGGGCGGATTCATGACCGCAACCATTCCGATTTTCTCAACGCCGAAGTCGAGCAGGGGCATTTCGACGATGTGTCGGTCATGCTCTACACCTCGGGCACCACGGGCAAGCCGAAAGGCGTCTGCCAGACGCACGCCGCCTTCATCGCCGCGGCGCAGGGTGGGGTGCAGGTAGACAAGCTCGGTGCCGATGGCGACATCCTGTCCTACCTGCCCATGGCCTGGGTCGGCGATCACCTGTTCTCCTACGCCCAGGCGCTGGTCGCCGGTTTTACCATCAACTGCCCGGAATCCGGCGACACGGTGATGTCCGACCTGCGCGAAATCGGCCCGACCTGCTATTTCGCCCCGCCGCGCGTTTTCGAAAGCCTGCTGACTTCGGTCATGATCCGCATGGAAGATGCAGGCCAGATCAAACAGAAAATGTTCCATTACTTCATGGCGGTGGCCAAACGCTGCGGTTCGGACATTCTCGACGGAAAATCGGTCGGCTTTGGTGACCGCCTGCAATACTGGCTTGGCAATATTCTGGTCTATGGCCCGCTGCGCAATGTGCTCGGCATGAGCCGCATCCGCGTCGCCTACACGGCCGGCGCGGCGATCGGGCCGGAGCTCTTCCGCTTCTACCGGTCAATGGGCATCAACCTCAAGCAGTTCTACGGCCAGACCGAAACCTGCGCCTACGTCTGCCTGCAGCCGGATGGCCAGATCAAGTTCGACTCGGTTGGCCAGCCGGCGCCGGGCGTCGAAATCAGGATTGCCGACAACGGCGAAGTGCTGGTCAAGGGCCCGATGCTGCTCAAGGAATACTACAAGCGCCCGGATGCCACGGCCGAATCGCTCAATGCCGACGGCTATTTCATGACCGGCGACGCCGGCTTCCTCGACGAGGACGGCCACCTCAAGATCATCGACCGCGCCAAGGATGTAGGCAAGCTCAAGAACGGCGCGATGTTTGCCCCCAACTACATCGAGAACAAGCTCAAGTTCTTCCAGCACGTCAAGGAAGCCGTCTGCTTCGGCCACGACCGCGACATGGTCTGCGCCTTCATCAACATCGATGTCAGCGCCGTCGGCAACTGGGCCGAGCGCCGCGGCATCGCCTATTCGGGCTATGCCGACCTCGCCGGCAAGCCCGAAGTGCTCGAACTGATCCGCGAATGCGTCGAGCAGGTCAATGCCGACCTGATCCACGACAGCATGGTCGCCGACTCGCAAATCCACCGTTTCCTTGTTCTGCACAAGGAACTCGATCCGGACGACGACGAGCTGACGCGGACGCGCAAGGTCCGCCGCAACTTCGTCGCCGAAAAATACAAGGTGCTGATTGACGCGCTCTACGAGGGCAAGGCGAATCAGTTCATCGAAACCGAGGTCAAGTTCGAGGATGGCCGGCGCGGCAAGGTATCGGCCGACCTCAAGATCATCGATGCCAAGACCTTCCCGATCGTGAAAAAGGCAGCCTGAACATGAGCAAGAAAATAGGCGACGTCATTCTCGACCTGCAAAACATTTCCCTGCGCTTCGGGGGCGTCAAAGCGCTGACCGACATTTCCTTCGACGTCCGCCAGCACGAAATTCGCGCCATCATCGGCCCGAATGGCGCCGGCAAGAGCTCGATGCTCAACGTCATCAACGGCGTTTACCATCCGCAGGAAGGCAAGATTTTCTGGCATGGCAACGAGCGCAAGCGCATGGAGCCGCACATGGCGGCCCAGCAGAACATTGCCCGTACCTTCCAGAACATCGCGCTGTTCAAGGGCATGAGCGTGCTCGACAACATCATGACCGGGCGCATTACCAAGATGAAGGCCAACTTTATCGAGCATGCGCTGTGGTTCGGCCGGGCGCGCCGGGAAGAGCTGGAGCATCGCAAGAAGGTCGAGGAAGTGATCGACTTCCTCGAAATTCAGCACATTCGCAAGACGCCGGTCGGTCGCTTGCCCTATGGCCTGCAAAAGCGTGTCGAACTCGGTCGCGCGCTGGCCGCCGAGCCGTCGATGCTGCTCCTCGACGAGCCGATGGCCGGGATGAACGTCGAAGAGAAACAGGACATGTGCCGTTTCATCCTCGACGTAAACGACCAGTTCGGCACGACCATCGTGCTCATCGAACACGACATGGGTGTGGTCATGGATATCTCCGACCGCGTCGTCGTGCTCGATTACGGCAAGAAGATCGGCGATGGCGTGCCCGATGAAGTCAAAAATAATGAGGATGTGATCAAGGCCTATCTGGGCGCTGGTCACTAAGGAGTCGGGACATGAATTTTTTCTTTGAAGTCCTCATCGGTGGTCTGCTTTCCGGCGTCATGTACGCCCTGGTCGCCCTCGGTTTCGTGATGATCTACAAGGCCTCGGGCGTCTTCAACTTCGCTCAGGGCGCCATGGTCTACCTCGCTGCGCTGTCGGTTGTCGGTTGCATGGAAAAGGGTGCGCCGCTCTGGCTGGCGATCATCCTCGCCTTTGTCATCATGACGCTGTTTGGCATCGCGACCGAAAAGTTCGTGCTGCGCAAGCTGGTCAATCAGCCGCCCATCGCCCTGTTCATGGCGACCATCGGCCTGGCCTTCTTCATCGAGGGCCTGGCCCCGATGATTTTCGGCAGCGAACCGCGGGCGCTCGAACTGGGCATCGTCGATGAGCCGATTCCCTGGGTGCTCGACAACTGGAACATGGTCATTTCGAAGTTCGACCTCGTTGCAGCCGGCGTCGCTGCGGTACTCGTTGCCACGCTGGCCCTGTTCTTCCAATACACCCGCATCGGCCGGGCACTACGCGCCGTGGCGGACGACCATCAGGCCGCGCTGTCGATCGGTATTCCGCTGCAACACATCTGGGCCATCGTTTGGGGCGTCGCCGGTTTTGTCGCACTGGTGGCCGGCATGATGTGGGGTGCCCGCAACGGTGTGCAGTTTGCGCTCACTTTCACGGCACTCAAGGCGCTGCCGGTGTTGATCCTTGGCGGCTTCACCTCTGTGCCGGGGGCGATTGTCGGCGGCCTGATCATCGGCGCTTCGGAAAAGCTGGCTGAAATCTACATTCCGCCCGTCATGCAGGATCTGTTTGGCGGCAATTTCGGTGGCATTGAGGGCTGGTTCCCTTATGTGCTGGCGCTGCTGTTCCTGCTCGTTCGTCCCGAAGGTCTCTTCGGCGAAAAACACATCGACCGGGTTTAAGGAGAAAACACATGCTTTACCGTGAAGCCGGTCAATTCAAGACAACCTACGCTGCCGACCAGCAAATCTTCCCGATTCGTCAGGACCGGATCGGGGTCATCGCGCTACTTGTCGTCGCTTTCATCGGGGTGCCGCTTTTTGCCAGCGAATACTGGTTCTCGGCCATCCTGATTCCTTTCCTGATCTTCGCCTTGGCGGCGCTCGGGCTCAATGTCCTGACCGGTTATGCCGGCCAGCTTTCGCTCGGTTCGGCCGCTTTCATGGCGGTCGGCGCCTATGCCGCCTACAACTTTCAGTTGCGCATCGAGGGCATCCCGATTCTGGTTTCCTTCATTTGTGCCGGGTTGACAGCAGCCGGGGTGGGTATTCTGTTCGGCTTGCCGTCGCTGCGCATCAAGGGTTTTTACCTGGCAGTGGCGACGCTGGCCGCGCAGTTCTTTATCGTCTGGTGCCTGACCAAGTTCCCCTGGCTGTCGAACAACTCGTCATCGGGCGTGATTTCGACGCAACGCCTGATCATCTTTGGTCATGAACTGACGACGCCGGTCGAGAAGTATCTGCTCGTCCTCTCCATCGTCGTCGTCATGGCGCTGGCCGCCAAGAACATGGTCCGCTCGGCCACGGGCAGGGCTTGGATGGCGGTGCGCGACATGGATGTGGCGGCGTCGGTCATCGGCATCAAGCTGATGCCGACCAAGCTGCTCGCCTTTGCCGTGAGTTCTTTCTACTGCGGTGTGGCCGGCGCGCTGTACGCCTTCTGCTACCTCGGCTCGGTCGAGCCGGATGGCTTCTCGCTCGAAATGTCCTTCAAGATTTTGTTCATGATCATCATCGGCGGTGTCGGTTCGATCATGGGCAGTTTCCTTGGCGCTGCGTTCATCCTGCTGCTGCCGATCTTTCTCGATATCGCCCTGCCGTTCTTCGCCGAACTGTTCGGGCTGCCGTTTTCCAGCGCTACCGTGTCGCACATCCAGATCACGGTGTTCGGTGCGCTGATCATGTTCTTCCTGATCGTCGAGCCGCACGGGCTGGCCCGTTTGTGGCAGATCGCCAAGGAGAAGCTGCGCTTGTGGCCGTTCCCGCATTAGTGCTGACCGTGGTTCAAGCGGTGGGGCCCCGCCGCTTTTTGTAATAACTGGAGGAGACATTCAATGATCAAAAATTTCAAACCCGCTATTGCCGCCGCTGCGGTGTCCCTGGCCATGATGTCGCAGATGGCCGTGGCTGCCGAAGAGCAGTTCTTTCCGCTGATCGACTACCGCGTCGGGCCCTATGGCTCGAACGGCCAGGCCTTCTACGGTGGTTTCATCGATTACCTCAACTACGTCAATCTCAAGGAAAAGGGCGTCAACGGCGTCCAGATGACCTACGAAGAGTGCGAAACCGAATACAACAACGCCAAGGGCGTCGAGTGTTACGAGCGCCTGAAGGGCAAGGCCGCCAAGTCGGCCGGCCCGCTGCACACGATGTCGACGGGTATTTCGTATGCGCTGATCGACAAGTCGGCCCAGGACAAGCTGCCGCTGGCCATGATGGGCTACGGCCGCACTGACGCGGTTGACGGCTCGGTCTTCCCGTATGCCTTCCCGCTGGTTACGACTTACCAGATGCAGGCCTCGGCCATCGTCAAGTTCCTCAAGGACAAGAATGGCGGCAGTCTGGCTGGCAAGAAGATCGTTTATCTGTACCACGACTCGGCCTACGGCAAGGAAGCCATCGTCGCGTTGAACGCCGAAGCAGCGCTCAACAAGTTTGAATTGGTGCAGATTCCGGTGGCCCACCCGGGTAACGAGCAGGGCGCCCAGTGGCTGAAAATTCGCCAGGAAAAGCCCGATTTCGTCATTTTCTGGGGCTGGGGTGTGATGAACCAGACGGCATTGAAGGCTGCCCAGAAGGTCGCTTTCCCGCGTGAAAAGATGATCGGTTCGTGGTGGACGGGTTCGGAAGAGGACGTGATTCCGGCTGGCGAAGCCGCCAAGGGCTACATGGCCGCGACGTGGAATGTGGCTGGCAAGCAGGTGCCGGTCATCGCCGACATCGAGAAGGTGGTCTACGGGGCCGGCAAGGGCAACCTGCAGGACAAGGCCAAGATCGGCACCATCCTCTACAACCGCGGTGTTTCTGCCGCCGTGCTGTCGGTCGAAGCCATCCGCAAGGGTCAAGAAAAGTACGGCAAGGGCAAGGCGCTGACCGGCGAACAAACCCGCTGGGCGCTGGAAAACCTCAACATCAACGACGCCCGCCTGAAGGTACTCGGTGCCACCGACCTGCTGCCGGAAATCAAGACTTCCTGCGACAACCACGAAGGTTCCGGCAAGGTGAAGATCCAGCAATGGGACGGTGCCAAGTGGGTGCCGGTGTCCGGCTGGATCGAGGGTAACAAGGCGCTGATCCACCCGCTCTTCCAGGCTTCTGCCAAGCAGTACGCCAAGGAAAAGGGCATCACACCGCGCGATTGTTCCAAGGAAAAATGAGACGGCAGGAGGAAGGAGTGGGGGCGCGAGCCCTCGCTCTTTCTCTCCGTCCCATGAATCGGAAACGCATATGACTACACACACTGCCGCTGCGGCGGGCGAAAACTACCTGAGCATCAACAATATCGAGGTCATCTACGACCACGTGATCCTGGTGCTCAAGGGCGTGTCGCTGAATGT
It encodes:
- a CDS encoding SPFH domain-containing protein — translated: MKERFLDMFDSLRESLGNLAGHTGRAAGQLGRGVHGARRSIIALSIAGIGAYALYNNPPMQSVTRGEAGVRINQLTGDVVEVREGAALVIPGLHELRRLSLRDQLYRPEGGSSAEGEAQFQTVEGLSIGVDVTIRYALDPTRLTAVARSLPDDIGGQVVEPAAQGVLYKTLARYTVREIFSTKRQEIKETIEKELGETLGKDGIKLQSVMIGKVELPADYRAGMDRLLAEELASDKMRYTLELKEKQVKQTDLEAEADKVRREKAAEAAGQEQIIAAKAQAEAMKHILPFKQKQIEQRGLEAEADKITRIKTAEANAQARQIEAQGEAESRRKLADAEAYRQERLGQIASAQLERDGALIQKNPLLIQKTMADKLSDKISVIIAPTPTSGGFIGNALLGRTQAAASEQAPAEGE
- a CDS encoding response regulator is translated as MTKVAVIEDDIPTSNQLKDWILAARPDVVVDQWFNRDDAEAAIAREDYALVTLDIELGRERHAGVAVINAINKAGRGTPVLVVSAMPAAIYRSIMKALDAWDYLQKTAFEEADFIETFLEILRASRDRAGPKVEAIIKDELALDPLRQSTPLWRGQRVNLPLTAQRILATLYQRRGEVVSYDDLFAVVKSGRNRDNIRKHISTIREAFRELDDGFDRIENVPMRGFRWSDQAR
- a CDS encoding sensor histidine kinase, whose product is MKRFLVWLASFRLRILLRTSFLLLALVVLVMTVTVLQEEKQRSYDTYQASLNKTKAQIVARLHHPAGQLALLNPRWDAASAAAGRPLVLPFSAIDFDDQNKVRNAIEMAGCLVQYPDHGSLCVAVGNNPWAGGFIYAAGTFASGPLEAHRIGDEFLDGAHRLRVTVRLRDQSWQWIAPFEPLANGAPARGEGVRGRFTGYVELPDRDYTGARPLKEFRGWVWQSGRCLDAAADDEESCRKQSFFSLRLPVESLRQGILQSARPVWPPADLEQYKVQVEVLPPGEGAPLFASDRPGAVPPFALDVLSTLLLPGESLSIRRVEAGGEREVAQLAGRDEAQELSSPLLTRLIRRLPVESLEAAEVELRDEIATPLGNYRLVLKGDARSVNKTLSVVATRLSWFIGAMLGAIAVAWLVIEIGLIRPIARLTRRTRGLSRSVQADGGLERYDLADLRGGDELGLLAGGLDELLQRVREDAERGRIRSAQEKDMWHAVGHEIMSPLQSLLALHGNEADPSHRYISRMQQAVRVLYGSASPSEAFASSQLDIAAVDLAAFVNNVAENAGIADVVCHGTAAPVPVRADEFALEDVFAHLLRNAERYRPEGSPIDLALVIDDNTASVTVANRGPAIADDMLERIFEYGVSDQAESAAAGNRGQGLFVARTYMAKMGGTIVARNTADGVAFVLTLPRARPA
- a CDS encoding AMP-dependent synthetase/ligase: MPTQANFAALDGLHTFPRLLFHHASIRPNAPAMREKYLGIWQTWTWADVGERVRALACGLASLGFKRGDNLAIIGDNRPHLYMMMTAAQCLGGVPVPLYQDAVANEMLFVLQDAGIRFVVVEDQEQVDKMLEISDQVGTLEHIIYDDPRGMRHYSQPFLHDIHELMEMGRIHDRNHSDFLNAEVEQGHFDDVSVMLYTSGTTGKPKGVCQTHAAFIAAAQGGVQVDKLGADGDILSYLPMAWVGDHLFSYAQALVAGFTINCPESGDTVMSDLREIGPTCYFAPPRVFESLLTSVMIRMEDAGQIKQKMFHYFMAVAKRCGSDILDGKSVGFGDRLQYWLGNILVYGPLRNVLGMSRIRVAYTAGAAIGPELFRFYRSMGINLKQFYGQTETCAYVCLQPDGQIKFDSVGQPAPGVEIRIADNGEVLVKGPMLLKEYYKRPDATAESLNADGYFMTGDAGFLDEDGHLKIIDRAKDVGKLKNGAMFAPNYIENKLKFFQHVKEAVCFGHDRDMVCAFINIDVSAVGNWAERRGIAYSGYADLAGKPEVLELIRECVEQVNADLIHDSMVADSQIHRFLVLHKELDPDDDELTRTRKVRRNFVAEKYKVLIDALYEGKANQFIETEVKFEDGRRGKVSADLKIIDAKTFPIVKKAA
- a CDS encoding ABC transporter ATP-binding protein — its product is MSKKIGDVILDLQNISLRFGGVKALTDISFDVRQHEIRAIIGPNGAGKSSMLNVINGVYHPQEGKIFWHGNERKRMEPHMAAQQNIARTFQNIALFKGMSVLDNIMTGRITKMKANFIEHALWFGRARREELEHRKKVEEVIDFLEIQHIRKTPVGRLPYGLQKRVELGRALAAEPSMLLLDEPMAGMNVEEKQDMCRFILDVNDQFGTTIVLIEHDMGVVMDISDRVVVLDYGKKIGDGVPDEVKNNEDVIKAYLGAGH
- a CDS encoding branched-chain amino acid ABC transporter permease, with protein sequence MNFFFEVLIGGLLSGVMYALVALGFVMIYKASGVFNFAQGAMVYLAALSVVGCMEKGAPLWLAIILAFVIMTLFGIATEKFVLRKLVNQPPIALFMATIGLAFFIEGLAPMIFGSEPRALELGIVDEPIPWVLDNWNMVISKFDLVAAGVAAVLVATLALFFQYTRIGRALRAVADDHQAALSIGIPLQHIWAIVWGVAGFVALVAGMMWGARNGVQFALTFTALKALPVLILGGFTSVPGAIVGGLIIGASEKLAEIYIPPVMQDLFGGNFGGIEGWFPYVLALLFLLVRPEGLFGEKHIDRV
- a CDS encoding branched-chain amino acid ABC transporter permease — translated: MLYREAGQFKTTYAADQQIFPIRQDRIGVIALLVVAFIGVPLFASEYWFSAILIPFLIFALAALGLNVLTGYAGQLSLGSAAFMAVGAYAAYNFQLRIEGIPILVSFICAGLTAAGVGILFGLPSLRIKGFYLAVATLAAQFFIVWCLTKFPWLSNNSSSGVISTQRLIIFGHELTTPVEKYLLVLSIVVVMALAAKNMVRSATGRAWMAVRDMDVAASVIGIKLMPTKLLAFAVSSFYCGVAGALYAFCYLGSVEPDGFSLEMSFKILFMIIIGGVGSIMGSFLGAAFILLLPIFLDIALPFFAELFGLPFSSATVSHIQITVFGALIMFFLIVEPHGLARLWQIAKEKLRLWPFPH